The DNA window GATGGAACACTTTCAATGGCTGACCCACGCTGAGAGTGCTAACCTCGCACCTGAAACCAAGTCCGAAGTGGAGTTGGAAATCGCCGATGTCCTGCTCCTGCTGTTGCGCTTGTGCGATAAGTTGGACGTGGATCCCGTCGAGGCCGCAGAGCGTAAGCTCGTCCTGAATGAAATCAAATATCCCGTGGAGAAATCGCGCGGGCGCTCCGCCAAATACACCAAGCTATAGTTCAATGCTGGCCTACCGCCACCTGTTTCACGCTGGGGGATTCACGGACGTTTTCAAGCACGCACTGCTCGCGTGCCTGATGTCGCATCTGAACAAGAAAGAGAAACCGTACTTCTACCTCGACACGCACGCCGGCATCGGTCTGTACGACTTGCATCACGACTGGGCGCAAAA is part of the Betaproteobacteria bacterium genome and encodes:
- a CDS encoding nucleotide pyrophosphohydrolase translates to MPERLDILREKLRAFVNAREWDQFHNPKNLVMAVAGEAAELMEHFQWLTHAESANLAPETKSEVELEIADVLLLLLRLCDKLDVDPVEAAERKLVLNEIKYPVEKSRGRSAKYTKL